The following coding sequences lie in one Arachis ipaensis cultivar K30076 chromosome B03, Araip1.1, whole genome shotgun sequence genomic window:
- the LOC107632765 gene encoding uncharacterized protein LOC107632765, producing the protein MKDDLDALELNKTWHLFDCLVGVKPVGCKWVYRIICKPDGSVDRYKARLVAKGFTQTESVDFLKTFSPVIKPATIRLVLSLASMKHWPIHQLDVNNAFLHGDLSEDVYMTLPSGFKSPQPN; encoded by the coding sequence ATGAAAGATGACCTTGATGCTCTTGAGCTGAACAAAACTTGGCATCTTTTTGATTGCCTTGTAGGCGTTAAGCCGGTTGGCTGTAAATGGGTCTATCGCATCATATGCAAGCCTGATGGTTCAGTTGATCGATATAAAGCACGCCTTGTGGCTAAAGGATTCACTCAAACAGAAAGTGTTGATTTCTTGAAAACTTTCTCCCCTGTTATCAAGCCTGCCACCATCAGATTAGTTTTGTCATTGGCCTCTATGAAGCATTGGCCCATTCATCAGTTGGATGTCAATAATGCTTTCTTACATGGGGATCTTTCTGAGGATGTCTATATGACTCTGCCATCTGGATTTAAGTCTCCTCAACCGAATTAA
- the LOC107632764 gene encoding uncharacterized protein LOC107632764, protein MVRADASININVLLNVTAAHFGFRLTYRRVWLAKQKAVAVIYGDWDKSYNELPRWVLGVQLTMPSTIAVLRTSLVRVGGQLDESQAYFHRLFWTFPPCVEAFSHCKSLHVTPHPGLLVILDRHNGIKAALEAPDRGWLPPAAYRAFCIRHVAANFALTFKGKDARRLLVNAAYAKTEVEFDYWFDILRSENPAMCDWANRIEYSLWTQYCDEGRRFGYMTTNISECVNSILKGVRNLLVCSLVKATYGRLAELFVRKGRKAEAQLGTEQQFSQHLLGTEQQFNQHLVKCIEANLKTARCFTMTVYDKDNSEYTVAETTLTGSFSLSSYRVSLGSQTCDCGYFQALHFPCPHALACCAYSRVTWQPYVHQVYRLSSVFSVYQMGFTPPILEGFWPPYDGPTVIPDPNKRRAREGRPGSTRIRTNMDEADPNRPKRCGLCR, encoded by the exons atggttagggcggATGCATCCATCAACATCAATGTGCTCCTAAATGTCACGGCCGCACACTTTGGGTTCAGGCTGACGTACAGGAGGGTCTGGCTGGCGAAGCAGAAAGCTGTTGCCGTTATCTATGGTGACTGGGATAAGTCATACAACGAGCTCCCTAGGTGGGTGTTAGGAGTCCAGTTGACCATGCCTAGTACTATTGCAGTCCTTAGGACTAGCCTTGTTCGAGTTGGGGGACAGCTGGACGAGTCTCAGGCTTATTTTCACAGGCTGTTCTGGACGTTCCCACCTTGTGTCGAGGCATTCAGTCATTGCAAGTCGTTG CACGTGACACCGCATCCGGGTCTGCTGGTTATTTtggacaggcataacggcatcaaggccgcGCTTGAGGCTCCCGACAGGGGATGGCTACCTCCAGCTGCATACCgggcattctgcattcgacacgtaGCAGCAAATTTCGCCCTCACCTTCAAGGGAAAAGACGCTCGGAGGCTTCTTGTGAATGCCGCATATGCTAAGACCGAGGTCGAGTTCGATTACTGGTTTGACATTCTGCGCTCTGAAAATCCAGCGATGTGTGATTGGGCGAACCGGATTGAGTATTCATTGTGGACACAATATTGTGATGAGGGCCGCAGATTCGGGTACATGACGACCAATATCTCTGAATGTGTGAACTCAATCCTCAAGGGTGTCAGGAACCTCCTTGTGTGCTCGCTGGTGAAGGCCACATACGGAAGGTTGGCCGAACTATTTGTTCGCAAGGGGAGAAAGGCTGAGGCCCAGCTGGGTACCGAACAACAATTCAGTCAACACCTGCTGGGTACCGAACAACAATTCAATCAACACCTGGTGAAGTGTATCGAGGCCAATTTGAAGACGGCGAGGTGCTTCACCATGACTGTATACGACAAGGATAACTCGGAGTACACCGTGGCAGAGACGACTCTGACTGGTTCGTTCTCACTGAGTAGCTACAGGGTCTCACTTGGTTCTCAGACATGTGACTGTGGATACTTCCAGGCACTTCATTTCCCGTGTCCGCACGCATTGGCATGCTGTGCCTACTCACGGGTTACATGGCAGCCATACGTCCACCAGGTGTATCGTCTTAGTTCGGTCTTCAGTGTCTATCAGATGGGATTCACACCTCCCATTCtggagggtttctggccaccaTATGACGGGCCGACCGTGATACCGGACCCGAACAAGAGGCGTGCGAGGGAGGGTCGTCCCGGGTCCACTCGGATACGGACCAATATGGATGAGGCAGATCCGAACCGGCCTAAGAGATGTGGCCTCTGTCGGTAA